Proteins from a single region of Candidatus Eisenbacteria bacterium:
- a CDS encoding PD40 domain-containing protein, whose protein sequence is MTARVRIAAVLLLLSGLMGGAEAQYFGKNKVQYKDFDWKIIKTEHFEVFYYESEKEAAIDAARMAERSYARLSRVLGYEMVRPIPLILYASHSDFQQTNITTTLIEEGTGGLTEFLKRRVVLPFTGSYAELEHVLTHEMVHAFQVEILFGSSGSVVANTLGFSPPLWFMEGMCEYLSKPAIDRHTEMWLRDAALQGYLIPIEVLSRVGDIRVYRFGQSIFEFLGEKYGDEKIGEILRATPRVGGVNQAFQSVLGIPLNKFSDEWLEDVRRTYLPQIADYVKPEKIARAITDPEKDLSNINLAPAVSPSGERVVFVSDRAMYSDMYLASTKDGKILSRLVKGERTGGFESLRFFRTSISWSPDERFIAFPAKVGAEDAIYIYDVDRRRVHRKLTFGFDGVLSPSWSPDAEHLVFVALEGGRSNLFTCRADGEELTRLTGDRYACLDPAWSPDGKTIAFATDRGSGTDFEKLVFGDLRIALLDRATGEVKVLPGMEGKNITPQWSPDGKEILFVSDRGGVSNLYAMELETERVFPLTNIITGITGIIPSAPPISWSRNGEVLVFSAFSRGTWNLYVLNDPLRLKAVPAPAPRPEEEPMPAVIARSDGSSARGEAAPLSLADFADQEARLLLDEAPSDPPPAASSAKGASYRFFDLRAVFPEGEAPKAERLEERAAGGSDLEALPDTSEFEHKRYGLRFTQDFVYGGAAFASNVGFLGQSAISFSDILGNHTISFAAGIYGSLSDADLYLSYANLTRRMNYGVALYQYRNDYYLYTAETNPEFQSQVYRGIQLMGSRPFSKFSRVEFGLRGESITNSIYVESYYGYREVRGKAQYFAEPFLALVRDNVLYGYTGPINGSRSRVSVEHAFGDLSFGTGIVDYRKYLNLRHRFTFAGRLIAGGTVGEDLQYFRVGGPYTFRGIDYGDLRATRVGLLNLEFRYPFIEQVRFGWPLPLDLRGINGVVFLDGAAGWYGDGKRMAPMQLVRAEPITGRVEDAYGFAYGFGARVNLGFFVLRWDWGQLTDFRRNLGPPISFFTLAADF, encoded by the coding sequence ATGACGGCTCGGGTTCGAATCGCGGCGGTTCTTCTTCTCCTCTCCGGCCTCATGGGCGGCGCCGAGGCGCAGTACTTCGGGAAGAACAAGGTCCAGTACAAGGATTTCGACTGGAAGATCATCAAGACGGAGCACTTCGAGGTCTTCTACTACGAGAGCGAGAAGGAGGCGGCGATCGACGCCGCGCGGATGGCGGAGCGATCCTACGCCCGCCTGTCGCGCGTTCTCGGCTACGAGATGGTCCGGCCGATCCCGCTCATTCTGTACGCCTCCCACTCCGACTTCCAACAGACGAACATCACGACGACCCTCATCGAGGAGGGAACCGGCGGCCTCACCGAGTTCTTGAAGCGCCGCGTGGTGCTCCCCTTCACCGGATCGTACGCGGAGCTCGAGCACGTTCTCACGCACGAGATGGTGCACGCGTTCCAAGTGGAGATCCTCTTCGGCTCCTCGGGGAGCGTGGTCGCGAACACGCTCGGGTTCTCTCCGCCGCTCTGGTTCATGGAGGGGATGTGCGAGTACCTCTCGAAACCCGCGATCGACCGGCACACCGAGATGTGGCTCCGCGACGCCGCTCTTCAAGGCTACCTCATCCCGATCGAGGTGCTCTCGAGAGTCGGCGACATCCGCGTGTATCGCTTCGGGCAATCGATCTTCGAGTTCCTCGGCGAGAAGTACGGGGATGAGAAGATCGGCGAGATCCTTCGCGCGACGCCCCGCGTGGGCGGCGTGAACCAAGCCTTCCAGTCGGTCCTCGGCATCCCCTTGAACAAGTTCTCCGACGAGTGGCTCGAGGACGTCCGCCGCACGTACCTCCCTCAGATCGCGGACTACGTGAAGCCGGAGAAGATCGCGCGGGCGATCACCGATCCGGAGAAGGATCTTTCGAACATCAATCTTGCTCCGGCCGTCTCGCCGAGCGGAGAACGAGTCGTCTTCGTCTCGGACCGGGCGATGTACTCGGACATGTACCTGGCGAGCACGAAGGACGGCAAGATCCTGAGCCGACTCGTCAAGGGAGAGCGGACGGGGGGCTTCGAATCGCTCCGCTTCTTCCGCACGTCGATCAGCTGGTCGCCGGACGAGCGCTTCATCGCGTTCCCCGCGAAGGTCGGGGCGGAGGACGCGATCTACATTTACGACGTGGATCGACGCCGCGTGCATCGGAAGCTGACGTTCGGCTTCGACGGCGTTCTCTCTCCCTCCTGGTCTCCGGACGCGGAGCACCTCGTCTTCGTCGCGCTCGAGGGGGGGCGGTCGAATCTTTTCACGTGCCGCGCGGACGGCGAGGAGCTCACGCGCCTCACGGGGGACCGCTACGCGTGCCTCGATCCGGCCTGGTCCCCCGACGGGAAGACGATCGCCTTCGCCACCGATCGCGGGAGCGGGACCGATTTCGAGAAGCTCGTGTTCGGCGACTTGCGGATCGCGCTTCTCGATCGCGCGACCGGCGAGGTGAAGGTCCTTCCCGGGATGGAAGGGAAAAACATCACCCCTCAATGGTCTCCGGACGGGAAGGAGATCCTCTTCGTTTCCGACCGGGGCGGCGTGTCGAATCTCTACGCGATGGAGCTCGAGACAGAGCGCGTCTTTCCGCTGACGAACATCATCACGGGGATCACGGGGATCATTCCGAGCGCGCCGCCGATCAGCTGGTCGCGAAACGGAGAGGTGCTCGTCTTCTCCGCTTTCTCGCGCGGGACATGGAACCTTTATGTCCTAAACGACCCACTCCGGCTGAAGGCGGTTCCGGCCCCCGCTCCGCGGCCGGAGGAGGAGCCGATGCCGGCGGTGATCGCGCGGTCCGACGGGTCTTCGGCGCGCGGCGAGGCGGCCCCTCTTTCACTCGCGGACTTCGCCGATCAGGAGGCGCGTCTCCTCCTCGACGAAGCGCCCTCCGATCCGCCGCCGGCCGCCTCCTCGGCGAAGGGGGCCTCGTACCGATTTTTCGATCTCCGCGCGGTCTTCCCCGAGGGAGAAGCGCCGAAGGCGGAGCGTCTCGAGGAGCGCGCGGCGGGCGGATCCGATCTCGAGGCGCTCCCCGATACTTCGGAGTTCGAGCACAAACGCTACGGGCTCCGCTTCACGCAAGATTTCGTCTACGGGGGGGCGGCGTTCGCGTCCAACGTCGGCTTCCTCGGGCAGAGCGCGATCTCCTTCAGCGACATTCTCGGAAACCACACGATCAGCTTCGCCGCCGGGATCTACGGATCGCTCTCCGACGCGGACCTCTACCTCTCCTACGCGAACTTGACCCGCCGGATGAACTACGGCGTCGCCCTCTATCAGTATCGCAACGACTACTATCTCTACACGGCCGAGACCAACCCGGAATTCCAGAGCCAGGTCTATCGCGGGATCCAACTCATGGGGAGCCGGCCGTTCTCGAAGTTCTCGCGCGTCGAGTTCGGCCTGCGGGGCGAGTCGATCACGAACTCGATCTACGTGGAGTCGTATTATGGGTACCGCGAGGTGCGCGGCAAGGCGCAGTATTTCGCCGAGCCGTTCCTCGCGCTCGTGCGGGACAATGTTCTCTACGGATACACCGGGCCGATCAACGGAAGCCGGTCGCGCGTCTCGGTCGAGCACGCCTTCGGCGATCTCAGTTTCGGAACGGGGATCGTCGACTATCGGAAGTACCTGAACCTCCGCCACCGCTTCACGTTCGCCGGGCGTCTCATCGCGGGAGGAACCGTCGGGGAGGACCTCCAGTACTTCCGCGTTGGCGGCCCGTACACGTTCCGCGGGATCGACTACGGCGATCTCCGCGCCACGCGCGTCGGGCTCCTCAACCTCGAGTTCCGCTATCCGTTCATCGAGCAGGTGCGCTTCGGTTGGCCCCTTCCTCTCGACCTTCGGGGGATCAACGGCGTGGTCTTCCTCGACGGAGCCGCAGGCTGGTACGGCGACGGAAAGAGGATGGCGCCCATGCAGCTCGTGCGGGCGGAGCCGATCACTGGGCGCGTGGAGGACGCGTACGGCTTCGCGTACGGCTTCGGCGCGCGAGTCAACCTCGGCTTCTTCGTGCTCCGCTGGGACTGGGGCCAGCTCACCGACTTCCGCCGGAACCTCGGGCCCCCGATCTCCTTCTTCACCCTCGCCGCGGATTTCTGA